From Punica granatum isolate Tunisia-2019 chromosome 1, ASM765513v2, whole genome shotgun sequence:
CATGATTTGTTGGTAAATAATTAACTAACATCCGACAGAGAGAACTAGTAATATCGATACACATGGGGAGGAGAGGTAAAAAGAAGACATGCCATTCAGTGCATCTCCTTTCTCAGCATGGTCAAATTCAGCAATGGGCGGCATAACTGGGTGAAGCTTAACTTTTCCTCCGCGCTTGTTCTGAATCATGCTCAAGAAAAGCATATGGTCAGTCAGTCACGCTATATTATGGTTACTGGGAGTACATACATGCGAGATGAGATGTGATGAGATTTGTCGAAGAAACCTGATACTCAATCAGCTTCTCAGCATGCTCCCTTTCCTCCAAACTTGATTCCTTAAAGAACCTAATCACATACGAGTATACATGCAGACCCTCACGATCATACTAATGGAACTCGGAATAACAAATCAAAGAAATTCTGGTCTCTTACTTGGCGAGGCCCTTGAGAGCGACATTGTCTCTCTCGAAGTAGGCATACATGGCGTGGTAAATGTACGACACGTTGTATTCCACACTGTCACATACGAAATTAGAATAACAGGCGAATATGAgtacacagagagagagaatagagAATAATGTCCAGTGACCATACTCCTCGAAATTTCTGTTACTAATTCACCAATTCTAATCTACAAGACCAATGCGGATGAACGCTTGATGGAGATTAGATCAGTCATGCATAGTTGATGAATCGGTATCTCCTTAGAAGAAGATAGGAGATCATTATCAGCCTATCAGGTTGAAATATAGAGCCCGCAGCCTAAGTACTATACACAAAGTCTACATGATCGTTAGCTGATGAGCTTGCAAGTGAAGCAGCGGTACGGTACTGCACTTTTATTTCAAGAGAGGAAAATCGATCGAATCATTTCGAGAATTAGAAACTGAAATAGCGAAGGATCTGAGAAATTTTGAGAGAGTCAGAGTACGCACTTGATCTGCTCATTGACAGCCAGCTCGCACTCATCCGAGTAGAATTGTTTAGCGAGGGAGTGGCCAGGAGCCACTGGAACCGCAAGATCCTTCCTCTTGAGCTCTTGAAATGGCTGGAAAGCAGCAGGTGCTGCGGCTGCAAGGGACAGAGAGTCCGGCTGCTTCTCCTTCGAAGCTGTGATCGCATAGCTGCTTCCTCTCTGCAGCACCGGCAGCAGCAGAGGAAGAGCTGCGGAAGAAGTTGAGCTGCGGAAGTGAGATGCTGGTGCAACAGCAGAAGCGGATCCAAGGAACGGGAATCGAGCGCTCgtgagagaggaggaggagacgaGCTTCAGCGCCATTGTTGGTGAAGAAGGAGATCGGGCAGGTTTTGGTTCTGAAGAGAGATCGAGAAGACTGAAATCAGAGAGGAGAAATGGCGGGAATGAAGATGGCTGGGCGAGTCctgaagaatatatatatatatatatataggaggaggaggaaggggaAAGAGTGTTTTTTCGGCGTCATTCGAAAATCTAATTGAATCCTTATTAATTCAGTTGAGCCGAGTCGATATTTTTTAAACGGAACAAGCGTACAATCACTTGAATTAAATCGCGTTGGTAAAACGAGAAGAGTTTTTATTCCGTACAAATTGGAGCGCGCTCTGGGCCGTTGGATTCCTGCCACGTGGCGGAAATCCATCGGATGCCAGGCCATGGCGTGTGGCCGCCTCGTGCCCTATGAGGTGTAGACGCAGAAATATCCTCACACGTGGCGTGGAATGCCGTTGAAGGAATATCTGTGCCAGTATGGCGTTTCTTGGAAATTTGGGATGACGCGCTTGGAGATCTGTGGGAGACAGACGCGCCACTCAGAGGAATAGTCAGTGGCGGTTGTTATAACGGCAAGTCCAGTTCCAACTAACAACATGGGTAGGTAGCCATCGAGAGGCCCATATGCTCTTTCTTCTGTAGTTTGTTAATCTGAATGGCCCGTTGTTCATATGCTTCGGTCGAAGCCCAAAATTGATATGTGACATGGACGCAACGTGCGCACATTGGCCACTACAAAGAGGCTTACCAAGCTGACTTCGAGAGCTAAATAACTCACTATTTAGTTGGAAATGCGGATTAATTGGCACAATGCATTTCATGTGGACCGACTTGTTCATAGTGCAAGGGTTTGAATATCTTCAAGCAACTTATTTTCAAGTCCAAAATGATATCAGAACGAGAATTAGCATCAACCAATAAGATAAGAATATCTCGTGATCTCTCTATAAAAGAATAATAGTTTCATATCATCATATTACACcaaattaactaattatttaAGCATGTGATCTAATATTTCCAGACATAGGAAGACCCATGTCTACTTTACGAGTGGCTTATTTATTTCGATAACACGTGTACcctttcttttgatctttcGATACTTTCTGAATGTTTGATagtattaaatttccattgggttTACACGAACCTCGGCCCACATCCATTTAAAAGCTCCtcttcttccgtgctcgggcgaggggagactaacacgaggcgcacttTGGCTGCACTTGATATACTGGGTCTGGCGTAGTGTGAGTGCGCACACGCGCGTAGGCACGCATACACGTAATCTagactctgataccatattaaattttcattaggcTTACTTGGACCTGGGcccatatttatttaaaaactcaaattgaTAATTGGTGGTACACAAGCCATATATTAATCCacgaattttccttttctttaccGATGTGAGATTTATCCTATTTTACTCATTGACAAATAGTATatcatcttttaatttttagttctTCAAGTATGACTATGAGTCGAAACTTTTGCCATCTTATCCGAAAAGTATCTACAAAAAAGAACTATATATGTATCGTTCAATGAAGAGACGTGGAGAATCAAGTATGACGAAGTGACAGCAAGAGTTTAAACTTTAATATATCGAATTTAAGATAAAAGAGGATCGAAGGGACTGGGGCCCAAGCATCCACAAGGAATGAGACGGGCATCTCCGATTGTCTTTAAGATGTTAGTTTGCACCACACGACTTTTGATCGATTCTGCGATGTTTGAGGcaatatcatatcatatagtGTAGATGCTTGGTATGGGGCTCGTGGCATCCACACATGCCCTCTTTAggatattatttcattttcagcCTCTTTATTGCTCCCTTCTAAACAAAGAATTTTGACTGCCAAATGGTGAAACGAGATAGATTAGAAGGGGCAAAGTATTTGGAGTTCCTGTTGGCACTCAACCCTATGAAAGGTACCTCatcttatataaatatatatatatatatatatatatcattttttaaaatattcttcattttcttttttaaaatatatatttttcattttcttttttaaaatatattttcattatttatcaTTATCACTCCCCATTttttggaaggaaaaaaaaatctattgtatatactatatatatatatatatatatatatatatcaaaacgGTCTTACTAATGCAGCCGCTAAATGCTCTTCTGAATCACAAACAGTATAGATATAACTATTAATACTATTAATACGCTTAGCACAACGATTATattatctcttttttctttttttgatgtatattttttatattcaaaaGTTCAATTAAATTCAAACTAACTAAACTGATTCATTAAGGAAAAAAACtctttcaataataaattttctccttttataaGACTTGAATTCGAAAAATGAACACGGAATCACTTGATTAAACTCTCTTAAGTATCtctaacaaattaattatctataaCTATGAAtaatgtaaatattttttcctcGGTTCAGGGTAGGCCAATTCCACCGtccaaaatataatttcaccCGAAAAATATTTGTAGCACGGCGACAACCCCGGCCGTCCCCCTCAACTCGGAAAGTAAACTCCACCACCCCAAAAATATTCTCTCCACGTTCCTCTTAAATCTCCGTGCGCTCAACCCCCCCTACCACCGCCACCACCATGGCCACAACCACCACCACCGAGGCTGCTACAAACTACCGCCCCCCTGAATTTCGCCCCGAGATAAACGTCTCCCCGCCAACAATCCATGATGGCCTCTTCTTTTGGCAGTTCATGGTGGCAGGGTCCATCGCTGGCTCGGTGGAGCACACGGCCATGTTCCCCATCGACACGCTTAAGACCCGTATGCAGGCCCTTGGCTCCGGGTCAGGCCCTGGCCTAGGGGTCCGGCAATCATTGTCCTCTATTCTAAAGCTCGAGGGTGCAGCCGGGCTCTACCGCGGGATATGGGCCATGGGTCTCGGGGCCGGCCCAGCGCATGCAGTTTACTTCTCAGTGTATGAGCTCTGCAAGAAGACGCTCTCCGGCTCAAACCCAAACAACCCTGTGGCGCATGCGGTGTCAGGGGTCTGCGCAACTGTGGCAAGCGATGCTGTGATAACGCCAATGGACATGGTGAAGCAGAGGTTGCAGCTCGAGGGAACCCCGTACAGGGGGGTTGGCGACTGCATAAGGCGGGTGCAGGTGGAGGAGGGGGTGGCAGCATTCTACCGGTCTTACAGGACGACGGTGGTTATGAATGCGCCATTCACGGCGGTGCATTTTGCCACATATGAGGCAGCAAAGAGAGGCCTATCGGAGCTATCCCCAGAGAGTGTCAGCGGTGATGAGGGTTTAGCTGTCCATGCAACTGCTGGTGCAGCCGCCGGGGCCCTGGCAGCGGCAGTCACGACCCCACTGGATGTTGTCAAAACTCAGCTGCAGTGCCAGGTTAATGAAACGCGAGCTCATGGTTCCATATTAAGTCTATTCTATGCCCATTAAGTCTGTTCACTCcgatgtgtgtatatatgataATGCCGTGCCTCTTGGTTCGAGTTGAACAGGGCGTCTGCGGGTGCGATAAGTTTGCTAGCAGCTCGATTGGGAATGTGATTCGAGTTGTGGTGAAAAAGGATGGATATAGCGGTCTGATGAGGGGCTGGGTCCCGAGGATGCTCTTCCATGCGCCCGCCGCTGCCATCTGCTGGTCGACCTATGAAGCATCGAAATCATTCTTCCAGAAGCTCAATGAAGCGAAGAACCCACGCCAGTTGATTAATGAATCATCCTAGAACCAAGCATATTGGACTCTATATTGTACATACGGTCCTGCTACCTCAAAATATACTGAAATCTACTGCAtcattgaataaaataaatgatatacATGAACGGTATCAATCATAGTCCTAAATTCGACCTATTCGTGTTGTCCAACAACTTCTGCATTGGACAATTATATTGTCCCAACCACGAACCATAGTGCCAGCAAATCCCACTTGAGAACTGCGGAGGTTTCATACTACCACATAAATATATAcgacaataaataaaataccgGGAAAGATTCCTAATCAACCTATAAAAAGGGAAATCAGTTGGGGTTGGCTACTTTCGAGGCCGTGTAATTGCCAAATTAGCACCAGTGGTCTAGTGGTAGAATAGTACCCTGCCACGGTACAGACCCGGGTTCGATTCCCGGCTGGTGCAGAAAATCTTTTTCAGcttcatatttctttttacAATTTTGTGTGTGTTAGCTGAGAAGGAAATATATGTGCATGGGCGTGAGTTACAGAAGAAAACAGAGCACCTCCATAAAACAAACTCAAAGTGGTTCAGTTTATCCTTTCGGAAGACATTCCTATATAGCACATTCAACGAATCATATATGACAGGTTAACAGTCCGCAGCTTCTTCAACATAAGTACTAGCTTATGACTTAAAAACATATTAGAACTTATCCATGATGACACCATCTCTAAGGACCTCGTACGCATCCCGACTCCTGGTCTTCTTCATGCCTGCAGTGAAATGTAGCTTTGAGCCTTCAGCTGATATAGCAGTCACCTTCACCCAGATCATCACCTTCGTCTTCATCCCTTCTATATCGACCAGCTTTCCTTTCTCGAGATATCCTGTGACTGTAGTGGAAAAGCGTAAAACAGAGGAGTCTCTGTAGCCCACTTCGCAGACTGTTGGGATGAAGACTGTGAGTTTCCCTgtttcttcattgaactcgTAGTTGGTCGCGTCGCGAGGGAATATCCCTACTGCCAATCCATACTCCTTGAGTAGTTCTGGCAATGGCTTCTGCATCTTACCTGCACAACAGGACCCGTTTTATTGTAATTAGACACGTGGGTTCAATAACAAATTAACCACCACTGTGTATAAGAATTTTGCACAGTGAGATGATTTGCACAAACCTTTAAGTTTGTTGACAATCCATTTGGCACTCCCATTGATGCTGCTGGACAGGGACTATTAAGAGTGAAAAATGTGTCAGTACATGAGAAAGGCAAAAAATTATACAAACGAGGCATCTGCGGCACACcaactacacaacaaaaacaatgAATTCCACGCAAGAATTTGCAACATATTACATCACATATCAACTCAAAAGAACATCGCAAGTAACTATACTGATCATTAAGTCATCCAAACAAAATATTGCAGGAGATAGTACTGTCTAGAGAGAGAATTCAACCTGCTCAACTCTGCATTTCATGTACTTAGACCTTGTATACAGCATATGTGCTCCGTCTCAGTAAGAACAAAAGTTACTTTCTCAGTGGACTCACATGTAATTGACACCCCTCACAAGCCCCGAATCGCCATTCTATTTATAACTGATAGTGCAATCATTGGTTAACACCAAGGGACATGCATTGGCCCATTGAGTACTAACATCCCGATGTAATGTAAGTGCTATAAGTCCTCTTTCCTAACACATTCTAAATCATCCACATAATAAATATCATGAAAGATTCCCATTTTTGGATCCGTGTCATCACTACGAGAGTTAGAATAACAAATCATTGGAGAGAGATTACAAGAGGTTACTGATTAGCTGCTTCTATATCACTATAAGTCCAATTCACTCTGGGCCGACTAACACAAGTGCATTATGCAACCCTACATAGTAATCTATTGACTCCAGATTCGTTCACACAATCAGGCAAGCTGAAATAATGTTCCGATCAAACTTGCAAAGAAATGTACAACTCGACCATTCCAAGTACTGCGATATTAACCTCTCATCACTCATTAGCCATTACTCAGGTTTCCATCCCAAATGCCAGATAAAGCAAAAAAACTGCACGCGCACTGGTGCAACTTAGCAATCAAACCGCTACAAATTAGAGGGAAAAGGCTCATAGGCCTCCACAGAATGTACAGAACTCTGACCAGTAACTCATTATAATGCAAAGGCTTCCAAATTCAACAACTTGAGGTCAACCTCTGATCACAGTAATGCAGAAAATTGGCATTCACAGCAGACAGATTCCGCGTCCCCAGAACCCTAATTCAACTGACAACTTCATCAGCAGATCGGCAAAATTGGAAGCTAATCCGCAAGTATTGAAGTGAAAGAGAGAGGGATAGAAGCATAATTACGTTGAAATCGTCGCCGATGGAGTCGATCTCCTTGTTGGCCTTCTGGCTGAACCAATACGAGCCTACCTTGTTCATTATCTGATCCATTTCTCACTGTGACTCCGCAGTAAAACCCTAGCTCTCGAGCTGTGATTTCCTCTTCAATTTTCGCGCCCCCCAAACAAGACTGGAAGATCTTCCTCTCTGTGATCCCCCCGCGAATTGAGACCGAGCGAGCGAGCGAGCGAGGAAGAGCAGAGGAAGATAATTTCTCGCGGTCGGTCTTTTCTGCGAAACTGTCAGCCAGTCTGACTCTGAcctctaattttctttttcgttttttttttttttgttattctatTTTTCTAGAGGGGAAAAGCTACGGTACACATACTCCCACCGAGGAGGAGATGCAGTGACCGCTTTACTTTGCTCGGTTCAGTAGGCCGCAATGAGTAGGCCCTCTTGTACTTGCACCGCCTCCCCCTCTAGGACCAGCAAATAATGGTTAATGGATCCATACATCGGATCGGGTGCCCGAGACGTGGATTATTCTTAGCTAGGCGACAAACAACTTGTGATCTCATCGAATCTAAGTTtagtccctttttttttttgtttatgttTTACACTAATCGaaggttttctttctttttagttATCCCTACTGTTACTTGCGGAAAGTTATAAGATCCCGTCCCCGAAAGGTCCCTTATTCCTTCGGAACCATCGCGCCTC
This genomic window contains:
- the LOC116187939 gene encoding uncharacterized protein At5g01610-like, producing the protein MDQIMNKVGSYWFSQKANKEIDSIGDDFNSLSSSINGSAKWIVNKLKGKMQKPLPELLKEYGLAVGIFPRDATNYEFNEETGKLTVFIPTVCEVGYRDSSVLRFSTTVTGYLEKGKLVDIEGMKTKVMIWVKVTAISAEGSKLHFTAGMKKTRSRDAYEVLRDGVIMDKF
- the LOC116194059 gene encoding ferritin-4, chloroplastic-like encodes the protein MALKLVSSSSLTSARFPFLGSASAVAPASHFRSSTSSAALPLLLPVLQRGSSYAITASKEKQPDSLSLAAAAPAAFQPFQELKRKDLAVPVAPGHSLAKQFYSDECELAVNEQINVEYNVSYIYHAMYAYFERDNVALKGLAKFFKESSLEEREHAEKLIEYQNKRGGKVKLHPVMPPIAEFDHAEKGDALNAMELALALEKLTNEKLLNLHNVAKRCNDTQMEDFIESEFLTDQIAAIKKISEYVSQLRRIGKGHGVWDFDQMLLHEGGPA
- the LOC116187935 gene encoding mitoferrin-like: MATTTTTEAATNYRPPEFRPEINVSPPTIHDGLFFWQFMVAGSIAGSVEHTAMFPIDTLKTRMQALGSGSGPGLGVRQSLSSILKLEGAAGLYRGIWAMGLGAGPAHAVYFSVYELCKKTLSGSNPNNPVAHAVSGVCATVASDAVITPMDMVKQRLQLEGTPYRGVGDCIRRVQVEEGVAAFYRSYRTTVVMNAPFTAVHFATYEAAKRGLSELSPESVSGDEGLAVHATAGAAAGALAAAVTTPLDVVKTQLQCQGVCGCDKFASSSIGNVIRVVVKKDGYSGLMRGWVPRMLFHAPAAAICWSTYEASKSFFQKLNEAKNPRQLINESS